One Cytobacillus luteolus genomic window carries:
- the hisIE gene encoding bifunctional phosphoribosyl-AMP cyclohydrolase/phosphoribosyl-ATP diphosphatase HisIE produces MNTASIKFDEKGLVPAIVQDANSKEVLTLAYMNEESLKKSIETKETWFYSRSRQELWHKGATSGNTQQILDLRYDCDQDAILVLVTPAGPACHKGNYTCFSDSLLELETIQKESERFAIINELEALIATREAEMPEGSYTTYLFEKGVDKILKKVGEESGEVIIAAKNRDPEELKWEVADLLYHLLVLLREQKLPLDEVLDALQKRR; encoded by the coding sequence ATGAATACAGCTTCTATAAAATTTGATGAAAAAGGTCTCGTTCCAGCAATCGTTCAAGATGCGAACAGTAAAGAGGTCCTTACCCTTGCTTATATGAATGAAGAATCGTTGAAAAAATCAATTGAAACAAAAGAAACGTGGTTTTATAGCCGTTCAAGACAAGAGCTTTGGCATAAAGGTGCAACCTCAGGCAACACGCAACAAATTTTAGACCTTCGCTATGATTGTGATCAAGATGCAATCTTAGTATTGGTGACGCCTGCTGGTCCAGCTTGTCATAAAGGAAATTACACGTGTTTCAGTGATAGCTTACTAGAGCTGGAGACAATCCAAAAGGAAAGTGAACGCTTTGCCATCATCAACGAACTTGAAGCACTAATTGCAACACGAGAAGCAGAAATGCCAGAGGGTTCTTATACGACTTACTTATTTGAAAAAGGCGTAGACAAAATACTGAAAAAGGTCGGCGAGGAAAGTGGAGAAGTAATTATTGCAGCCAAAAATCGCGACCCCGAAGAACTAAAATGGGAAGTAGCTGACCTACTTTACCACCTATTAGTCTTACTTCGTGAACAAAAGTTACCGCTTGATGAAGTGCTTGATGCTTTGCAGAAGAGGCGCTAA